The proteins below are encoded in one region of Pseudomonas ekonensis:
- a CDS encoding metallothionein encodes MADKICDCPKCNCKLGEHPVVRHGKHYCCEACAKHHEHGEECSSQGCKCAH; translated from the coding sequence ATGGCCGACAAAATCTGCGATTGCCCCAAATGCAACTGCAAGCTCGGAGAGCATCCCGTCGTGCGGCACGGCAAGCACTATTGCTGCGAGGCCTGCGCCAAGCACCATGAGCACGGTGAGGAATGTTCAAGCCAGGGCTGCAAGTGCGCCCACTGA